The DNA window GGCTGGTTTCCGAGAATCAAGTGATCGCCGTGGAGGACCTGGCCGTCCGCAACATGGTCAAAAACCGCAGGCTGGCCCGAGCCATCTCCGACGCCGGCTGGCGGGAACTGCGCGGCATGCTGGAGTACAAGACAGCCTGGTACGGCCGCACCCTGGTGGTGATGGACCGCTGGTTCCCCTCCTCCAAACTGTGCTCGCTCTGCGGGGCCCTGCAGGAAGAGCTGCCGTTGAACGTTCGCGAGTGGACCTGTGCTTGCGGCGCGGTGCATGACCGGGAGGTGAACGCGGCCCGGAACATACTGCTCGCCGCCGGGCCGGCGGAGAGCTGAAACGCCTGTGGAGCTGGTGTAAGACCTCAAGCGGGAGTCCTCCTCTCGCGGCGGGCGACCGGCGATGAAGCAGGAAGACCGACCGGCGACGGTCGGAATCCTCCTCGTTCACGAGGGGGAGGAAGTCAACGGAACTCGGGGGCGACCTTGGTGGCGAACAGTTCGAGGTTGCGCTTGACGGTGTCCAGCGGCAGGACGCCCTGCTGGCCCTGCATGTAGAGGCCGAACCACTCCAGGTCGGGCATGCGGTCGAGCATGCGCTGGATGCCGCGCTTGACGTCGTCGGGGGTGCCGAACAGCGCCATCTCGACCTCCTTCATGCGCTTGGCGTCGCCCTTCTCCGGCGAGATGGGCTTGTGCTTCTCGTCCTCCTTCTTGCGCAGCACCTCCAGGTAGCCGAAGGGGCCGAAGAAGGCGGCGAAGTCCTTGGGGATGCTGCGGCCGAAGGTGTTGACGGCCTGCTCGGCGGTGTCCGCGATGCCGACGATCTTGAGGATGCCGGTGTGCTCGCCGAGCTTGTAGTCGCGGCCCTGGCGGGCGGACTCCTCCTGGTAGAGCTTGGCCTTGGCGGCGTGGTCGTCGGGGTTGGGGGTGAACATCCACGGCAGGATGTTCTCCTGGGCCGCCCTGATCACCGACCGGTCCGAGATGGTGAACGGCTGCCACAGCTCCGGGTGGGGGTTCTGGTAGGGCCGGGGGCAGACGGAGACGGAGACGACCTTGCCGTCCTCGTCCAGCTCGCCGGGCGCGCCGAAGGTCTTCGTCCACTCCTGGGCGGGCCAGCCCTCGATGCCCTCGTACGGGTAGGGCACCTGGTAGTCCAGCACGTCCGACTTGTAGCGGATCGTCTCCTGCGTCCACGCCATCTTCATGATCTTCAGCACCTCGCCGAAGACGTCGAAGTTGCGCGTGTCGGAGGCCGAGCCGTCGGAGCGGGCGGCGGCCGCGTGCCAGCGCTGGCCGAGCACGTTCATCCAGCGGTTCTGGTAGCCGCGGGCCACGCCCAGCCGCAGCCGGCCCTTGCAGAACTGGTCGAGCAGCGCCACGTCCTCGGCCGCCCTGATCGGGTCCCAGGCGGGCAGCACCAGGCCGAGCGGGGCGAGCAGAATACGTTCTGTGCGGGCGGCGAGGTCGGTGAGGAACATCAGCGGGTTGACCGAGAACTCCATGCCCTCCGAGTGGAAGTGGTGCTCGGTCATCATCAGCGCGTCGAACCCGAGCTGGTCGGCCAGCACCGCTATCTCCCGCACCTCGTGCAGCAGATTCTGGTACGACTCCGTGTCCCGTCCGATCGGGCGCCTGGCCTTGGCGTTCTCCTCGGCCGCGTATCCGGAGCCTGGAACCTGCGGGTTAAGGAAGATGGAAAACTTCACCGGGGACCTCTTTCCGCGGAGTGTTCCTACGCAAGGTACTCTGGAAATCTTAACCGAGCAATCGCTTGGTTAATCACAAGGAGGGCCCATGAGGCTGGGCGTCACCATGTTCCCGACGGATCTCGCCATGCCGATCCACGAGCTGGCCGGAGCGGCCGAGGAGCGCGGGTTCTCCTCCCTCTACGTGCCCGAGCACACCCACATCCCCGTCTCCCGCCGTACCCCCTACCCCGGAGCGGCCGGCGGCGAGCTGCCCGAGGAGTACCGGCGCACCCTCGACCCGCTCGTGGCCCTCTCCTTCGCCGCCGCCGCCACCCGGACGCTGGAGGTCGGCACCGGCATCCTGCTCGCCGCCCAGCGCGACCCCATCGTCACCGCCAAGGCCATCGCCTCGCTCGACCACCTGTCCGGCGGGCGGGTGACGGTCGGCGTCGGGTTCGGCTGGAACGTCGAGGAGATCGAGAACCACGGCGTCCCGTACGCCGGCCGCCGCGACGTCGCCCGCCGGCACGTCCTCGCCATGCAGGCGCTCTGGCGCGACGAGATCGCCTCCTTCGACGGCCTGCTGGACGGGGCCGAGCCGGCCTGGTCCTGGCCCAAGCCGCGCCGCCGCCCGCCGGTCTACCTCGGCGGCGCGGCGGGGCCGAAGCTCTTCTCCCACGTCGCCGAGTACGCCGACGGCTGGATGCCCATCGGCGGCAAGGGGATCAAGGCCGCGCTGCCCGCGCTCCGCGAGGCGTGCGAGCGGGCCGGGAGGCCGCCGGCCCGCGTCATCCCGTTCGGGACGCTGCCCACCGCCGAGAAGCTCGACCACTACGCGGGGCTCGGCGTCGAGGAGGTCGTCGCCGGGCTGCCGAGCGGCCCGGCCGACCGGGTGCTCCCGATCCTCGACCATTACGCCGAACTGATCGCGAAGACGGCATAATGCCGGAGCATGTCCGAGCTACGTCCCGACGACCCACGCCACCTGGGGTCCTACCGGTTGTCGCGGCGGCTCGGGCAGGGCGGGCAGGGCGTCGTCTACCTCGGCCACTCGCCGCAGGGCGCGCAGGTCGCGGTCAAACTGCTGCACGCCGGTCTCGCCGCCGACCCCGTCGTACGGCGGCGCTTCCTCGGCGAGGTCGAGGCCGTCCGGCGGGTGGCCGCGTTCTGCACCGCCCAGCTCCTCGACGCCGACCTCGAAGGCGACCGCCCCTACCTGGTCAGCGAGTACGTCGAGGGGCCGTCGCTGGGCGAGCACGTCACCGCCAGGGGGCCGCGGCTCGGCGGCTCCCTGGACCGGCTGGCCATCGGCACCGCCACCGCGCTCGGCGCCATCCACCGGGCCGGGGTCGTGCACCGGGACTTCAAGCCCGGCAACGTGCTGCTCGGCCTCGACGGGCCCCGCGTGATCGACTTCGGGGTGTCGCGCCTGGTGAGCACCGCGGTCACCACCGGGCTCTCGCCCGTCGGGACCCCCGCCTACCTGCCGCCCGAGCGGATCAAGGGCGAGGTCGCCGGGCCTCCGGCCGATCTGTGGGCCTGGGCGCTGACGGTGGCGTACACGGCCAGCGGGCGGCACGCGTACACGGGGGAGACCTACCAGGAGGTGCTGGCCAGGATCCTGTTCGGCCGGCCCGACCTGGGGCCGCTCACCGGGCGGCTGCGGGAGATCGTCGAGGCGTGCCTGGCGCCGGAGCCCGGTGACCGGCCGGACGCGGAGGAGGTGCTGCGGCGGCTGCTGGGCCAGGACGGCGCGGGCGGCGACGTCCTGACCTCGGGCGCCATGGCCGCCGTCCCCCCGCGCCCGGACACCACCGCCCCGCGTCCCGTCCCCACCACGGATCCGGCCCCCACCACCGCCTTTCCCGCCATCACCAGGTCCGATGCCGCCTTCGAGCCCCGGCCGGCGCGGCGGCGGCCACGGGTGTGGCAGGTCGCCGTCGGGCTGGCCGGGCTGGCGATGGCGGTCGGCGGAGCCGTCTACTGGCTTCAGGGCGCGCGCGGGCCCGGTCTGGCCGGCACCTGGACCGGCTCGGCCGAGCACGTCACGGCCGGGCGGGTGTTCCCCGTCGAGCTGCGCCTCGGCGAGGACGGCGCGGGCACCATGCGCTGGGGCAGCGACCTGCACTGCTCGGGCCGCGTCGCCCGCGACGGCGGCACCGGGACGGTGTACGCCCTCCACCGGGTCGCCGGCGACCAGTGCTACCCCGGGACGCTGCGGCTGCTCCCCACCTCGTACGCCGACCAGCTCGCCATCAAGGTGACCCGCGAGGGACAGGAAGAAGTGACGTATTCGGGCACGGTGACCCGCACGTCCTGAAGGCGAGTGTCACGGTCAGGCGGCATTGTCCCGCGCGAGGTTGACGGCAGGCAACCGGTTGCTTCCACTGGTAAGCAGGAACGGGTGGCGGCGAGGGGAGGCACCCGGTGCCAACGGCACAGCCGCTCAGGACGGGGGACCCGGCCCGGCTCGGTGCGTACGAGCTGTCCGGACGCCTCGGAGAGGGCGGCCAGGGCGTCGTGTTCCTCGGCGCGAGGGACGGCGAGGCGTACGCGGTCAAGCTGCTCCACGGGCCGGTGGGCGACGAGCGGGGCGCGTTCCTGCGGGAGGTGGAGCTGGCCAAGCACGTGGCGAGGTTCTGCACGGCGCAGGTGATCGACGCCGGGTTCGACGAGGGCCGGGCGTACATCGTGAGCGAGTACGTGGACGGGCCGTCCCTGGCCCGCGAGGTCGCCCTGACCGGGCCGCGGCGCGGGGGCGCGCTGGAGCGGCTGGCGGTCGGCACGGCGACGGCGATCGCCGCGATCCACCGGGCGGGCATCGTCCACCGCGACTTCAAGCCCCAGAACGTGCTGCTCGGCTCCGACGGGCCCCGGGTGATCGACTTCGGCCTCGCCCGCGCCCTGGACGCGGCGGCCACGGTGAGCGGCAGGGGCGTGGGCACGCCGGCCTACATGGCGCCGGAGCAGATCACCGCCTCGGCCGTCACCGGCAAGGCGGACGTGTTCTCGTGGGCCGCGACGATGTGCTTCGCCGCCAACGCCAGCGCACCCTTCGGGCAGGACTCCGTGGCGCCGGTCCTGCACCGGATCCTCACCGCCCCGCCCGAGCTCGGCCGGTTGGAGGGGCGGCTGCGCGCGCTGGTCGAGGCGTGCCTGGACAAGGACGCCAGGAACCGGCCGGGGAGCAGGGAGCTGCTGTTCGAGCTGCTGGGGGAGGCGTCGGCGGGCCTGCCCGCCGAGGTGCTCGCCACCCCGCCCCCGCACGTCCTCCACGCCGTGCCCCCGCCGGACCCGCCGGACCCGCCGCCCTCGCCCCTGGTTCCCGGGCAGCGCACGCCGGTCGCCGAGCCCGAGGCCACCGGCACCCCGGGCGGCTACGTGCTTCCAGGGTTCGGCGACCCCGGCGATCCCGGAGGCGGGAGCCCGCGCGTCGGCGGGGATCCCGCCAGGA is part of the Nonomuraea coxensis DSM 45129 genome and encodes:
- a CDS encoding LLM class F420-dependent oxidoreductase; the protein is MRLGVTMFPTDLAMPIHELAGAAEERGFSSLYVPEHTHIPVSRRTPYPGAAGGELPEEYRRTLDPLVALSFAAAATRTLEVGTGILLAAQRDPIVTAKAIASLDHLSGGRVTVGVGFGWNVEEIENHGVPYAGRRDVARRHVLAMQALWRDEIASFDGLLDGAEPAWSWPKPRRRPPVYLGGAAGPKLFSHVAEYADGWMPIGGKGIKAALPALREACERAGRPPARVIPFGTLPTAEKLDHYAGLGVEEVVAGLPSGPADRVLPILDHYAELIAKTA
- a CDS encoding serine/threonine-protein kinase, yielding MSELRPDDPRHLGSYRLSRRLGQGGQGVVYLGHSPQGAQVAVKLLHAGLAADPVVRRRFLGEVEAVRRVAAFCTAQLLDADLEGDRPYLVSEYVEGPSLGEHVTARGPRLGGSLDRLAIGTATALGAIHRAGVVHRDFKPGNVLLGLDGPRVIDFGVSRLVSTAVTTGLSPVGTPAYLPPERIKGEVAGPPADLWAWALTVAYTASGRHAYTGETYQEVLARILFGRPDLGPLTGRLREIVEACLAPEPGDRPDAEEVLRRLLGQDGAGGDVLTSGAMAAVPPRPDTTAPRPVPTTDPAPTTAFPAITRSDAAFEPRPARRRPRVWQVAVGLAGLAMAVGGAVYWLQGARGPGLAGTWTGSAEHVTAGRVFPVELRLGEDGAGTMRWGSDLHCSGRVARDGGTGTVYALHRVAGDQCYPGTLRLLPTSYADQLAIKVTREGQEEVTYSGTVTRTS
- a CDS encoding protein kinase domain-containing protein; amino-acid sequence: MPTAQPLRTGDPARLGAYELSGRLGEGGQGVVFLGARDGEAYAVKLLHGPVGDERGAFLREVELAKHVARFCTAQVIDAGFDEGRAYIVSEYVDGPSLAREVALTGPRRGGALERLAVGTATAIAAIHRAGIVHRDFKPQNVLLGSDGPRVIDFGLARALDAAATVSGRGVGTPAYMAPEQITASAVTGKADVFSWAATMCFAANASAPFGQDSVAPVLHRILTAPPELGRLEGRLRALVEACLDKDARNRPGSRELLFELLGEASAGLPAEVLATPPPHVLHAVPPPDPPDPPPSPLVPGQRTPVAEPEATGTPGGYVLPGFGDPGDPGGGSPRVGGDPARKAGWMRAALAVCVALLVTATVLLAVLVPTLGRNGQAAQVAGPVAETRPVTSGPRTTKPPSTTAPPRRGPQNPPADRTAARPGTNPAGLPSTAAVPPQATVPALTGLDRAAAVKAIKRAGLVPGAVTRTDSREKIGQVLSSEPAAGARAAKGAAVALRVSAGVPVPAVAGQQQAAARSALAAAGLKAGAVARTCSAKPDDSVLAARPEPGTRVAGGTAVALTVSQEGVSVPSVVGRARADGRAALRAAGLAVRVRGQVVDNPSQVGTVIAQSLSPGTCAGSGAGVVLTVGLRSQSGPGPTEPAVTPTVPSGGGEVPPTSS
- a CDS encoding LLM class flavin-dependent oxidoreductase — translated: MKFSIFLNPQVPGSGYAAEENAKARRPIGRDTESYQNLLHEVREIAVLADQLGFDALMMTEHHFHSEGMEFSVNPLMFLTDLAARTERILLAPLGLVLPAWDPIRAAEDVALLDQFCKGRLRLGVARGYQNRWMNVLGQRWHAAAARSDGSASDTRNFDVFGEVLKIMKMAWTQETIRYKSDVLDYQVPYPYEGIEGWPAQEWTKTFGAPGELDEDGKVVSVSVCPRPYQNPHPELWQPFTISDRSVIRAAQENILPWMFTPNPDDHAAKAKLYQEESARQGRDYKLGEHTGILKIVGIADTAEQAVNTFGRSIPKDFAAFFGPFGYLEVLRKKEDEKHKPISPEKGDAKRMKEVEMALFGTPDDVKRGIQRMLDRMPDLEWFGLYMQGQQGVLPLDTVKRNLELFATKVAPEFR